The DNA region AGCTGGGCCAGTCGTCGCGCAACGTAGCGGTAGATGTCCGCGTTCGGATCAAGGGTGATGAAGCCGAGCGCCGTGTCCCGAAGCAGGGCCGTATCCGCAAGGTGCTGCTTGTCGCGCATTTCGGCCCGCTTGCGCTCGGTGATGTCGCGCAGGAATACGAGTCTGGCCGGACGGCCGTCGTCACCGACTACCGGCACGTCTTGGACATCATAGGTGATGCCCTGGACCGCGGTATACTCCCGGCGCGTCGTCGCGCCGGTGAAGACCCTCGGGTTGGCGCATCCCGGACATGGTTCGGTCCGGGCGTGGAAGTACTCGAAGCACCGGCGGCCATTCACCGGCCCGCCGCGTGCGAGCAGGGCCGGGTTGGTGTACTGGATCTGCCAATCCGGTCCCACCAGGTACACACCGTCCGGCATCGCGTCGAGGATGCGCCGCAGCCGGTCGCGCTCGGCCTCGGCTTGCAGTTCGGCCTGTCGGCGCTCGGTGACGTCGCCGAGGAAGTTGAGGGTCGCGGGTCTGCCCAGCCAGTCCATGCGAACGGCGCTGATTTCCACAAGGCGTGTCTCGCCATCCCGACGGACGATGCGGAATTCGTACCGGCTCGGAATCTCCTCGCCGGCGATGCGACGGCGGTGGTTGTCGGCGACGAGTGCGCGATCATCGGGGTGGATGAAATCCGTGAGTGGCCGCCCGAGCAACTCTTCCCGTGGGTGCCCGATCATCTCACTGGTACGCGGGTTGGTGAACACCAGGTTCCCATCCTGGGCCACGACGACTGCTTCGCCCGCGTTGTCGACCAGGAGCCGGTACTTCTCTTCGCTTTCGCGGAGCGCCGCCTCGGCCTGCTTGCGGTCGGTGATGTCCTGCACGTCGGTAACGAAGTGGTCCGGCCGTCCGGCCGAATCGCGCAGCAGCATCACGCTCAGGTCAACCCAGACCACGCCGCCATCCTTGCGCAGATAGCGTTTCTCGAACCGCGCGCTGCCTTCGTTTCCGGTCTGCAGACGCTTGAGGAAGCCAATGCTCATCGCGACGTCATCCGAGTGGGTGACGGCCTGGAAGTCGTGCGACTGCAGTTCCGCCACCGTGTAGCCCAGCATTGCGGCAAACGCGCTGTTCACACGCAGCAGCTGGCCGTCCAGCCCGGTCAGCACTTTGCCGACCCGGGAGTCCTCGAACGCGCGCCGGAACCGCTCCTCGCTCTCGTACAGGGCCGCCTCGGCCTGCTTGCGGTCGGAGATGTCGCGCACGGTCGCCTGCAGCACCCTCTGGCCGTGGAAGTCTACCGGCGTGAGCAGCACGTCGGCTGGGAAAACCGTGCCGTCGGCCCGTTGGTGCAACCACTCGAAGTAGTTGCGGCCGACCCGGAACGCGGTGGCAATCCTTTCGTCGGCAGCGGCGCGGGAATCGGTGCCGTCGGCCTGACGCGGCGGGGATACATCAGCCGGGTGCTTGCCGAGGAACTCATCGCGGGTCGTGCACCCGAAGATCCTCAGGGTTGCCTCGTTGCAGTCAAAGAACCTTTCCGTGTCGAGCAGCATGAGGGCGTCGTTCGATGACTCAAACAAGCTGCGGTATTTGAGTTCGCTCTCGGCCAGAGCGGTTTCGATCCGCTTGCGCCGGGTGATGTCTCGGATGAACGCGGTGACACCTTCGACGCCACCGTCAGGGGCACGAACCGGGCTCCAGTTGAGCTCCTGCCAGGTGCCAAGGTCGGAGTCGAACTCCACGTTCGTGAAGCTCTTCCCGTTGAGCACCCGGGCGATCGTCTGCTCCATCCGCGACCGGACATCGGGGTTGGTGATGACCTCAAGCAGGTGTGTGCCGGGTTGGATATCCCTGCCGTAGAGCTTCTTCATCTCCTGCCGGTGAGCAGCGTTGAAAGCGGTGTAGCGGCATTCGCAGTCGAGGGCCAACAGGTGGATGTCTGTCGGACTCTCCACCAACGCCTTGAGGAACGCGTCTCGCCGGCGCAACTCCTGCTCGTTCCGCCTGAGTTCGGTGATATCCGTGGCGTGTATGAAGACCGCGTCATGGTCGGGCCTGACTTGAATGTTCTCCTCGAAGATGCGGTTGCCAACCACCACTTCGCGACGCAGCGCGGCCGGTTCGCGCCGCCGGAGCTGGGCAAGAATGGAATCCATGTCTGAAGGAAAGAAGGCGCTGGCCGATGCACTCGGCCCGAGCGACTCGAGCGCCCGCTTCGCCGCGTCGTTCGCGAACGTCGCCTTGCCGGCCGCGTTGACCGCGATTACCGGGCTCGGGCTGTGTTGATGGAAAGCGGCGGCGCGCTCCAAGTCCGACGTCGGAGAGCCGTCGATATGGGGTTTCACAGTCACGTCTGCGTTTCTCCGTTCCCGAGCCTTCGAAAGCAGTTTGAGACCGCGGGAGTGTAGTTCACTTCTGCCGTTCCTTCTAACTCCTCCAGGATAACGCCCGCCACAACCGTGTCAAGCGATTCTCCTACAGCCCGCAGCCGGGTGCTGGCCCGGCGCATCAGCCGTCCGGATGTCCGTTCAAAGCGGCGCCCCTCCGCAGTTGGAGGGGCGCACAGGTGCTGAGTTCTGCCCTAGTAGAGTGCCCGGTTGGATGTACCGACCAGGTGGAAGTCGATCCCCGTCACGTCACCGCCGTCTTCAATCACGACCGGATCGGGATATTCGGCACACTTGTAGCCTTCCTTCATCGCCTTCACCGTGTACGAACCGTCGGCGAGATTGGTGATGGTGTAGGTGCCATCATCTTCGGTCAGGTCGTACTTGCCGCAGCCGGCCATGACCTTGGCGCCGGCGATGGGGGCGTTGGTCGCTTTGTCGTAGACGGTGCCGGAGATCGAGCCCGAACCTCCTCCTCCGCCGATCGGCGCCAGCGCGATGTCGATACCCGTGACTGGTCCGTCCTCGACATGAACCGGTTCGGGGTAGGCTTTCATCATGTAGCCGCACTTCATGGCTTTGACCGTGTAGTCGCCGGGAGCAAGACCCCCTATGACATAGGTGCCGTCGTCACCGGTGGTGGCGTTCTGGCCGTGGCAACCCACGGAGACTTTGGCGCCGGCGATGGGTGCGTTGGTCACCGAGTCGGTGATGGTACCGGCAATCGAACCGGAACCGAGCACCAGCGACTTCGTACCTGTGTCTGCCGCGCTCAGAGTCGCGACGCATGCGAACAGAGCTACTAGAGCCAACAGCTTCTTCAAAGGTTCCTCCTGTAAGGTCTTGACCGCGGATGATTATTCCCATCTTCCCTATCCGGGTCAAGCGCGACCTCTATGGATCGCCGGCATGGACTTGACCGCAGGCTGCCACTGCGCCAGGCTGACGCGAGGAAGCCGTGCTCGTCCTGTTGTCTATGGCCCTGCCGCCTGTTGCCGACTACGCCGAGTTGGGGGAATGCGGAACGCTCTCGATGAACGTCCCGTTCTGCGGCGGCTGAGGGAACGACGAGCGCTACCAGGTGCTCTTGCTAGGTTCGGAGATGGCCGGGCCGTGCAATATGGACAGTGTCCAACTGCTGTGCGGCAGTGGAATCTACGGTCACGGCGTCTTCTTGAGTGCCGACATCCATGCCTGCCATACCTCGGTCACCGGGTTGGACAGCGCCCATGAAACGAACTGCGCCGGCAACACGCCGACCATGGCAATGGCGCGCGACACGCTGTATCTCCGTTGGAGCAACAGCGCGTGGCGCAGCTTTGGTCTCGACGGGACGTTCGCATACAACGGTTCGGACATCCCCATCCCAGAGCTCCGCTGGCAGCGCGACAATGATAGCTCGGTCTACGACCTCGGGTACTACACGTCTGGCAGCCGGGCGGGGACGCAAAGTCCTCGACCGCCGAAACGGACACGCCGTGGAACTACATGCCTCGCTTCCGTATCTACGGGTATGAGTCTGCCGTTTGCGCAGTGTCGGCCGCGTTCAAGTTGTCCACTTGATCCTCTGCAGAATGAAAGCCGGATGACCGGCGAGCGACGCTCGCCTGCTTGTTTCCTGTCAGCAGCTGCCCATCCGCGGTCTCTTGGTGCGACATAGGTATCCTGTGCGACATCAGTTCCGGTGCGGTAGCTGCCGTACGTCAACCCTAGATACCGATATTGAAGTCGAGTCTATAACGGGAAACGCGCAGCCTGCCATCGGAAGTGGCCGCACCGCCTTTCTGCTACTTCGGGCTGGGTCCTGGGATGCGCAAAGCTCTGCCAGCCAAGGCCCAAGTGAGGAGTGAAGGGGAGTCCGGATAGTTCCAGCTTCACGGATCTCCACGTCCTACGGCTCAAAGCCAAAGCGGAGTCAGTGTTCCGCTTCCTAGTGCGCAGTTGAAGGGAGTCGCAGCAGTTAAGTGTATGTATAACAAAGTTTTAAATAGCTATCGCCTGTGTATGTCGCGCCGTGATTGCGAATGTCATTCGGGGCGGCTTCTCGTATAAGTATAGCGATTTAAGCTATTTATGCCAATGCACCCTGGCGAGGTGGGGGGTACGGAAGCTGCATCCTGTGGCATAGCGAAGAGTGGTCGCAGGGCTACATCTGACGACAGGATCGGATCCGAGTTCGATATCCCGATCTGTGAATTGAAGATATCGAGGAGACGGGTCGCCACCCAGAGTAGCGCAGAGATGCCGAGAGTGATAGCAGAAATGGAGGTTTGGAGTGAGTGCACGAATCGAAGTTAAGGATTATCCGCCGAACGCATCAGAAGTGGATGCCCGCCGGTCGCGTTCATCTCGAGGCGAGGCTGCGCTGCTTGCGGCAGCGGGGGTTGGGCTGGTTCCGCTGGAGACATCTCTTGAGCAACCGATCTGGGTTGATGGCACGCTGCCCGGTCCAATGGCAGGAAAGCGACCGGCACGCCCGAGCTAGGGCGCTTTCATAGGCGCGTGATGTCCAGGCTAGCAGACGGTGGGCAAGCCATGAAGTCCAACGATGACAACCTGTACGCTTCGACCATGCGACAAACCCAGAAGTCCTGGTGGGGCTGGAGATTGTTGGCGCCAATTCGGAAGCAAGAGCCACGGCGGAGTCAGAACCTTGGACGTCCTAGCTCGAAGCGGAGCGTCTGGGCGCTCAAGGGGCCGGAAGAACTCCGCTGACCAGGCTTCTGGCTGTGTCCGGGGACAGAAGCTGTCTCTCCAAATGGGAGAGAGGCACAGAACCCCAGAGGACCGAGCAGGCCCCGTGCACAGACACGAGGCACCAGGACCAGTGATGAGCAGGGATTCGAGGGCGTCAAGTTCTGGGAAGATCCGGTGGCGTACGGAGGATTCCGGGATCCAGATGCGACATCACGGCAGGTGCGCATGGTGGACTGCCTCGAACATAGATGGCCCTGGAGGATAGCAAAGCCCCATTTTCTCTCAGCCTCCTGTCTGACTCTACACCCACCCATCCCGCCGCCTAGCTCGGCGGCGGGATTCTTCCAGGCGCCCTGCGAGGACGTTTCCAAGGCCTGCCATGCGCGGGGAGTACCAAGCTTCAAGCTACCAGTGACATGCGAAATTCACGCGCGGCTGCGGACTCGCGGCTTGTCTCCCGGCCGGCTGAATGCCGGTCTGTCGTTCAGAGCCCGGTCTGGCATACCCGGTGGTCGACCAGAGACTCAAGCAAGATGCGTGAAGTTCGACGGCTGGCCGCTGGCGAAGAACAGGGAGACCGCGCCGGGGCAGCGCTGCGTCTCAAGTGGGCGGGCACTGGAAGCTGCGTCCGCCAGCCGGACGGTCGCCATCTCGGACTCGACAGAGCGGGCTTGAGTGAGAGCTCTCGGTCTGGTTGTTCGGGCGTTACAGGGCTTTCTGGTAGATGCGGAAGCGTTTGACTATCTGGCCACCGACTCGCTCCACTTCGGCCCGCATCTTGAGGTTAGTCTCCAACTCGTGGTGGCTGTCTATCTTCTCAAATCCGGCCGCGATTGCCGTGCGCATTATTGCCGCGCCCATCATTACGTCGAGTCCCCGTCCCCTACAGTCTTCGCGTATCCCGGCGAGTAGCGCGTCAAGCTGCTTTGCCTTCTTCATCGCCGCCATGATTTGCAGGATGCCGAATGGGAACAGGTGACCCTTGCATCTGCGCAGGCCTTCGTTCATGTGCGGGATGCCGATGAAGAACCCGACCACATCCTCGCCCTTCACAACCACTTTCACAAAGCGCGGGTCAATGACCGGCAGGTACTGCTTGGCCAGCGCGTCCATCTCGGCATCGGTCAAAGGTACGTAGCCGTAGATGTTTGTGTAGGTCAAGTTCATCAGACCGAAGATGCGTTCGCCGAATGGCCTTAGTTCCTTCGATTTCGTGAACTCGACCAGCCTGAACTCGGTCTGACGCGCTGCGCGCGCGCTTATCTTCTCGTAGAAGTCCGGTAGCCGGTCCGAGAGTTTGACGATGTAGTTGACGTAGTCAACTTCCTTGGTGTAGCCTGCCGCGTCCATGAACCGGACGATGTACGGGAAGTTGTGGAACGAATCGAGCGTCGGATCACAGTCGAACCCTTCATAGAGGAATCCCTGCGGATCCTGGTCCGAGAACCCCATCGGCCCGACCAGCTTGTTCATGCCCAGCCCGCGCGCCCAGTTTTCAACAAACGTCAGCATGGCGTTGAAGACGTCCTGCTCTTCGTAGCACTCAAGGAACCCGAACCGGCCGGTACACTCATGACGAAGCTCATTGCACCGTCGATTGACGATACCCATTATGCGACCGACCACGCGACCATTGCGCCGCGCCAGCGCGAGTACCGCATCCGCGTGCTGGAACGCCCGGTTCTTCTTCGCGTCGAAGAACTTCCAGTTGTCCATGTAGATGGGTGGAATCCAAAGGGGGTTGTTGCGGTTGACCTTGGCTGGCAGGTAGATGAACTCCCGCAACTCGCGGGGGCTGCGAACCGCAGTGACTTCTAGCGCCATGGAGCGTGAAGGTCGGGAGCGCCGTCAGTATCGCAGGCGGTCTCTGGCGCGTCGGTTGGCCACCCGCTCAGTTCCTCGATAGTCTGGGCTAGGGTCATCTGTCCTCTGATGAGGAGACTCTAACCGGAAAGGAGATTCATGGCAAGCGGGGCGCGGGCGGTGCAGAAGCTGTAGGGCTGAAGGCAGAGGTGCGCAGGCAGGGGAGAGAGACGGAGGGAAGAAGGGGCGAGCGGCGGGCGGAGCGGCGAAGCTGGCCCGGCCGAGGCAGGAATCGGAGGGCAGAGGCAATAGGAAAGAAGCGCATTGGTGCAGAGGGGGATGCACGGATCGAATGGCGGAGGGGTTGGGATTGAGGTATTGAGGCCGCGGGCGAAGCCGGAAGTCTCAGTTCCGACCTCTCGATCCGGGGTCTGGCGTGATTTGACTTTGCCTGTGAATCGGCTATTGTGTCCATGCAAATCACTGGAGGAAAAAAGAAATGCCTTTGACGAAAGAAACCAAAGACAAGCTAATCGACGCGCACAAGATCCACGAGAAGGATACCGGGTCTCCGGAGGTGCAGGTCGCAATACTCACCGAGAGAATCGGGATGCTGACCGACCACCTTAAGACTCACAAGAAGGACAAGCACTCGCGTCGCGGGCTGATCAAGCTCGTGAACGAGCGACGGCGCCATCTCGACTATCTGTCCAAGCATCACAAACCCCGCTACGAGAAGATCGTGGCTGACCTGAAGTTGAGAGGATAGGATGCAAAGAGTCGAGAAGGAAGTGTGCGGCCGCACGCTGTCGTTGGAGCACGGACAGGTTGCCCGGCAGTCGGACGGCGGCGTGCTGGCCCGCTACGGCGACACCGTAATCCTCGCCAGCGCGGTCTATGCCAAGGAACCGCCCAAGGAGTACCTGGACTATTTTCCGCTGATTGTGGACTACCGCGTGCTGGCCTATGCCGCGGGCAAGATCCCGGGCGGGTTCTTCAAGCGCGAGGGTAAGCCTCGCGATAAGGAAACTCTCACCTGCCGGTTGATTGACCGGCCCATCCGGCCGCTCTTCCCGGCCAACTTCCGCGCCGACACGCAGATTGTCGAGTACCTGCTTTCGACCGACCTTGAGAATGAGAGCGAGTTCCTCGGACTGGTTGCGGCGTCGGCGGCGCTGCACATTTCGGAAATCCCATTCCAGGGGCCGGTTGGCGCTTGCCGGGTCGGCAAGTTCGGCGACGAGTTCGTCTTGAACCCGCCGATGACCCGGGAAACCGAGGCCGACATGTGGATGCTTTACGTCGGCATCGGCGACCAGGTGATGACCATTGCCGGCCAGGCCCGCGAGGTGTCGCCTGAGGATATCGACAAGGGCTGGGAGCTGGCCCAGCCGGTTATCAAGCAGACCATTGAGCTCCAGGAGGAGCTGCGGAAGCTCGTGGGCAAGCCGAAGCTGGTGAACGACAAGCCGAACGTTCCGCCCGAGCTCGAGGCCGAGATTCGCCGGGTCGCAGCGGACCGGGTGAAGGCCATTCACGATACCGTGGACAAGCTGGCGCGCGGCAATGCACGGTCCCAGCTAAGCCGAGCCGTGATCGCCGAGCTGGCCCCGAAGTTCCCGGGTTCGGACAAGATGATCAAGGAAGTGCTGGACGAGATGTTCGGCGAGGATATGCGGCGCCGCGTGCTTGAAACCGGCGTCCGTCTCGACGGCCGCAATGAGACCGAGGTCAGGCAGATTGACTGCGCGGTCGGGGTCCTGCCCCGGGCGCACGGTTCGGCTCTCTTCACCCGCGGCCAGACCCAGTCGCTCGCCGCGACCACGCTCGGCACCAGACAGGACGAGCAGGTCATCGACGACGTCGAGTTGGAGGTGGAGGAGCGGAAGTCGTACATGCTCCACTACAACTTCCCGCCGTTCTCGGTCGGCGAGGTCAAGTTCCTGCGCGGACCGGGCCGCCGGGAGATCGGACACGGCGACCTGGCCGAACGCGGGCTCGAAGCCGTCATCCCAAGAGACGAGAACTTCCCGTACACGGTGCGGATTGTCTCGGACATCCTCGAATCGAACGGCAGTTCGTCAATGGCGTCGGTCTGCGCCGGCTCGCTGTCGCTGATGGACGCGGGCGTGCCGGTGAAGGCCGCAGTCGCCGGTATGGCGATGGGCCTGATTACCGACGGGGACATCTCGAAGGGCGCGAAGTACCGCATCGTCACCGACATCATGGGCGACGAGGACCACTACGGCTACATGGATTTCAAGGTCGCGGGCACCCGCAAGGGCATCACCGCGATTCAGCTCGACCTGAAACTGCCGGGCGTACCATACAGCGTGCTCGCGGAGGGCATCCGCCGATCCACGACCGCGCGGATCGGGGTGCTCGACATCATGGACAAGACCATCGACAAGCCGCGACCCGACCTTTCGAAGTACGCGCCGCGCATCGTCTCCATCGTGATTGACAAGGAGAAGATCGGTACGGTCATCGGGCCCGGCGGCAAGATGATCCGGAAGATAACCGAGGAGACCGGCGCGACTATCGACATCGAGGACGACGGCACGGTGACCATCGCTTCCAACAAGGTCGACTCGCTGAACGCGGCCAAGGCGTGGGTCGAGTCGCTCGTGGAAGAGGTTGAGGTCGGCAAGATCTACGAAGGAACCGTAACCCGCCTGATGAACTTCGGCGCGTTCGTCGAGGTGCTGCCCGGCAAAGAAGGGCTGGTCCATATCTCCCAGCTCGGGCCGGAGCGGTACAACCGGGTCGAGGACGCGGTGCGCGAGGGCGACAAGGTATGGGTCAAGGTCGTGGAGATTGACGATATGGGTCGCGTCAACCTGTCGCGGCGCAAGGCGATGGAGGAGCGCGGTGAGATACCGCCCTCCGACGACTCGGGTATCGCCTCAAGGCCGCCGCGGCGCGGCGGGCCGCCGTTCCGTGGCGGCGGCGACCGGCGCGACCGGCGCGGGCCGAGGCGCTGACCCGGACAGACTGAGAACGGACAGGGGTCGAGCCGCGGCCGGCGCTTCGACCTCTGTCTCTCTGTTCATGGAAGGAAGCATGAGCCTGCACAATACAGGGCACGGAAACGGGATTCGGATGACGACGCTGCCGTCCGGTCTCGTCTTGATCTCCGAGCGACTGCCGCACATCCGGTCGGTGGCCCTCGGCTTGAGTTTCCTTACCGGCGGCCGCGACGACCCTCGCGACCAGGGCGGCATTGCGCACATGATCGAGCATATGGTCTTCCGCGGGACCCGGGACAAGGACGTGATTGCGATCAACATCGCTGCCGAGACACACGGCGCGGAGCTCAATGCCTTCACCGACAAGGAAACGACCTGCTTCTATGGCCGGTTTCCGGGGGACCAGTTCGGTCCAGTCACCGCGTTGATGGCCGAAACCGTCAGTGGGCCGGCGTTCCGAGCCGAAGAGCTGACCAAAGAGAAGCAGGTTGTCTCCGAGGAGATCCGCACCGCCCAGGAGGACCCGGATTCCATCGGGCTGAATCTGCTCTTTCGGGCGGCCTACGGCGACCACGGGATGGGCCGGCACATTCTCGGAACCATAGACTCAGTCAACGGGTTGTCCGATGCCGACCTGCGTGGGCGGTACTCCGACTGCTACGGTCCGGCTTGCGGGGTAGCGGTCGCGGTCGGCGACGTTGAGCACGAGCGGTTGGCTTCGGCCCTGGGGTCGCTGCTTGAGACACGACCCGAGTGCCGGTCCCCGGCACGGTCACCCATCGTCCGTTCGGGGCCGAGCGTGCTTGTTGAGACCAGGAAAGAGCTGTCACAGATCTATCTCTACCTTGCCAAACCGGGGTTGGCCTACGCCGACCAGCAGCGGCGAGCGCTGACCGTATTGAACATGGCGGTCGGGGGTGGCGTATCGTCGCGTCTGTTTCAGCGCTTGCGCGAGCAGGAGGCTCTGGTATATTCGGTGGGCAGCTTCGCGGAGAAGTACTCGGATTCCGGGTTGCTCGGCGTCTACCTGGTGACCGACCACCGGAAACTGGCCCGGTGTCTGGCCGTACTCCGCGAGGAGCTAGCGCGCCTGCGCCGGGACCGGCTGACCGAGGAGGAGTTCGAGCGGGCGCGGAACATGACCAAGAGTTCGGTTCTGCTGTCGCTCGAGAGTACGAGCACGCGCATGTTCCGTCTGGCCCGGACCTGGCAGTTGCTGGGTCGGGTCGTGACGGTGGATGAGACCGTCGAGGCCTACAACCGGCTGACGAGGTCAGAGGTCGAGAACCTGATTGATCAGCTGCTGGTGAGCGATTTCGAGTATTGCGGAGCGGTCGGGCCGCTGTCAGAGGAAGAGGTACGTCAGACGCTTGAAGCATGACGCGGCGGGCGTGGAGCGTAGAGCGTAAGCGAGAGGAGTTGAGAT from candidate division WOR-3 bacterium includes:
- a CDS encoding PAS domain S-box protein; translated protein: MKPHIDGSPTSDLERAAAFHQHSPSPVIAVNAAGKATFANDAAKRALESLGPSASASAFFPSDMDSILAQLRRREPAALRREVVVGNRIFEENIQVRPDHDAVFIHATDITELRRNEQELRRRDAFLKALVESPTDIHLLALDCECRYTAFNAAHRQEMKKLYGRDIQPGTHLLEVITNPDVRSRMEQTIARVLNGKSFTNVEFDSDLGTWQELNWSPVRAPDGGVEGVTAFIRDITRRKRIETALAESELKYRSLFESSNDALMLLDTERFFDCNEATLRIFGCTTRDEFLGKHPADVSPPRQADGTDSRAAADERIATAFRVGRNYFEWLHQRADGTVFPADVLLTPVDFHGQRVLQATVRDISDRKQAEAALYESEERFRRAFEDSRVGKVLTGLDGQLLRVNSAFAAMLGYTVAELQSHDFQAVTHSDDVAMSIGFLKRLQTGNEGSARFEKRYLRKDGGVVWVDLSVMLLRDSAGRPDHFVTDVQDITDRKQAEAALRESEEKYRLLVDNAGEAVVVAQDGNLVFTNPRTSEMIGHPREELLGRPLTDFIHPDDRALVADNHRRRIAGEEIPSRYEFRIVRRDGETRLVEISAVRMDWLGRPATLNFLGDVTERRQAELQAEAERDRLRRILDAMPDGVYLVGPDWQIQYTNPALLARGGPVNGRRCFEYFHARTEPCPGCANPRVFTGATTRREYTAVQGITYDVQDVPVVGDDGRPARLVFLRDITERKRAEMRDKQHLADTALLRDTALGFITLDPNADIYRYVARRLAQLAGEAYVVVNSYDATRNEFRVRAIEGIGANARAALGLLGRPPEGMKFRLSPEEITSYASSGLMKIEGGLEALSSGELPDAVSDAIKSVFVLGETHAMSLYWQGKILGTVYILMHRGIPLRDPALVEAFVNQAAIAIQRRRDADELVRHREHLQDLVRERTAELEAANRELEAFSYSVSHDLRAPLRAIDGFAQAVVEDAGQVLGRPALGHLDRVSAAAGRMGELIDDLLNLARIARLPLERKEVDLSKLARTIAAELGSSAADRTAEFVIPDGLVAPADPGLVAMVLQNLLSNAWKFTSKHPAARIEFGILHRDGEQTFFVRDDGAGFDMAYVDKLFVPFQRLHSGHEFPG
- a CDS encoding carboxypeptidase regulatory-like domain-containing protein; the encoded protein is MKKLLALVALFACVATLSAADTGTKSLVLGSGSIAGTITDSVTNAPIAGAKVSVGCHGQNATTGDDGTYVIGGLAPGDYTVKAMKCGYMMKAYPEPVHVEDGPVTGIDIALAPIGGGGGSGSISGTVYDKATNAPIAGAKVMAGCGKYDLTEDDGTYTITNLADGSYTVKAMKEGYKCAEYPDPVVIEDGGDVTGIDFHLVGTSNRALY
- the rpsO gene encoding 30S ribosomal protein S15, with the protein product MPLTKETKDKLIDAHKIHEKDTGSPEVQVAILTERIGMLTDHLKTHKKDKHSRRGLIKLVNERRRHLDYLSKHHKPRYEKIVADLKLRG
- the pnp gene encoding polyribonucleotide nucleotidyltransferase codes for the protein MQRVEKEVCGRTLSLEHGQVARQSDGGVLARYGDTVILASAVYAKEPPKEYLDYFPLIVDYRVLAYAAGKIPGGFFKREGKPRDKETLTCRLIDRPIRPLFPANFRADTQIVEYLLSTDLENESEFLGLVAASAALHISEIPFQGPVGACRVGKFGDEFVLNPPMTRETEADMWMLYVGIGDQVMTIAGQAREVSPEDIDKGWELAQPVIKQTIELQEELRKLVGKPKLVNDKPNVPPELEAEIRRVAADRVKAIHDTVDKLARGNARSQLSRAVIAELAPKFPGSDKMIKEVLDEMFGEDMRRRVLETGVRLDGRNETEVRQIDCAVGVLPRAHGSALFTRGQTQSLAATTLGTRQDEQVIDDVELEVEERKSYMLHYNFPPFSVGEVKFLRGPGRREIGHGDLAERGLEAVIPRDENFPYTVRIVSDILESNGSSSMASVCAGSLSLMDAGVPVKAAVAGMAMGLITDGDISKGAKYRIVTDIMGDEDHYGYMDFKVAGTRKGITAIQLDLKLPGVPYSVLAEGIRRSTTARIGVLDIMDKTIDKPRPDLSKYAPRIVSIVIDKEKIGTVIGPGGKMIRKITEETGATIDIEDDGTVTIASNKVDSLNAAKAWVESLVEEVEVGKIYEGTVTRLMNFGAFVEVLPGKEGLVHISQLGPERYNRVEDAVREGDKVWVKVVEIDDMGRVNLSRRKAMEERGEIPPSDDSGIASRPPRRGGPPFRGGGDRRDRRGPRR
- a CDS encoding insulinase family protein; this translates as MEGSMSLHNTGHGNGIRMTTLPSGLVLISERLPHIRSVALGLSFLTGGRDDPRDQGGIAHMIEHMVFRGTRDKDVIAINIAAETHGAELNAFTDKETTCFYGRFPGDQFGPVTALMAETVSGPAFRAEELTKEKQVVSEEIRTAQEDPDSIGLNLLFRAAYGDHGMGRHILGTIDSVNGLSDADLRGRYSDCYGPACGVAVAVGDVEHERLASALGSLLETRPECRSPARSPIVRSGPSVLVETRKELSQIYLYLAKPGLAYADQQRRALTVLNMAVGGGVSSRLFQRLREQEALVYSVGSFAEKYSDSGLLGVYLVTDHRKLARCLAVLREELARLRRDRLTEEEFERARNMTKSSVLLSLESTSTRMFRLARTWQLLGRVVTVDETVEAYNRLTRSEVENLIDQLLVSDFEYCGAVGPLSEEEVRQTLEA